Sequence from the Fragaria vesca subsp. vesca linkage group LG4, FraVesHawaii_1.0, whole genome shotgun sequence genome:
CCGAATTTACCGAAACGTGACTAGCCGCGCTAGTCACCAACATTTTATAAAATTAGAGCCTCTTAGGCTAAAATAAAATATGTATGTATTACACTCATATCCCTTGTTGAATTTTCTTGAAACAACAAAGACAAATAGAAAATTCACATAAGGCTATGACGCTTGCGTCTAATGCTCACGTCACACCGTAATGGCATTTTACCTCATTATGGTGGAAAAGATAATGTGCTTAACCATTTACCTGCTTTTCAATTTCATATTCAATTTAAACATAATGTTTGACATATAATGTGCCTTGTGAAATCCTATATATACCCAAATACATGGTACACTATCACATTCCTCATTCATATTTCTTCCTATTGTCTTTTCTTTGAGTTTTCTCATTTTCCCTTCTAGCATGCCAAAGGAAAGAAGTGGGGCTGGGCACGGTCCCAGACCGGCCGTAATTTCACAGGGATCGGGACCGAGACCGACAAAGTAAGTCCGGGCCGGGCTTTAACATGCCGGAAACAGGGACCGGTCAAAACCCGGACCTTGCCTGAACGGGCCGGTTTCTCGGGCTTTCCGGACTTTGTGACTATCTGCTTCACTGCTATTTCAATATGCAATCTGCCATTCCAAGCAACATCTTGACAACAATTTCATCGAACAAATCTAAACACCATACCTGCAAATCTGAAACAACAACCCATCTGCTCCACCAAATCGCCGCCCATCTCAAGTATCCAGACTATCCGGATTGCTTCATCGAATCCGAATCGAACTCCACGATGAGCTCCAGAGGCTCAAAGGCCTTGCTATGGCTCCCGAGCTCTACCGACGAAGACTTGAAGGACGAGGATGCAGTCGATGGGAACGACGACCCCTGACGAGGTGGATGCTCTCGTCGACAACAACGTCCTCGAGCTTCTGATTCAGAGTTTGCTCTTGTTGAACGAGTCTGAGCTCGACGAGATGGTTGTTGTACAAGGCACGCTCGTGACGACCGAGATTTGGATCGAAGAGATTCGGTGAAGTCGGCGGTGACAGAGTTGGGCGGTGACAGAATTGGCGTGCCAGAAGAAGACGAAGAGATTAGATGGAGCAGTTGGGATTTATTATAATGTATTTGGGTTTGAATTGTGTGGACCAGTAGGATTACAAGCTATATATATGGGCTTAATGCTATGTATTTGGGTTTCACTGCTACCTTCGGGCTTTCGGGCCAGAAAAGTGTAAAAAAGTTAGGAACCGGGCCCGGCTTGACATATAATAGGACCGGTCCGAACATGACATTTCCAAAGAGAAAACTGGTGAAAAGCCTGGCCCGGCCCTAGAAAGAACCAAGCAGTTATAGGATCCAAGTACGCGAGTGTACACTTACGAGAATTAACAGTTGTTGTACCCTAAAGGATATGACACCACATAAACCTGTTACACCGAGACATTGTCTCCAAGGGGTGAAATCTACTCTTAAGAGCAGTGATTACAGGCTTCAAACTTAAACTCTTTTTAAAGAAATCATTGGTTAATTTCAATTTTTTATGTGTCATTGTGATTATGTACAATTACTAATAATATATTATTTGTGGAATTTTGTAGGAGACAAAATTTAGTGGCAATATAACATCCATCAACCAAATTTTCCAACAAGTTTCTTAAAGGCTTTCTATGCTTAACAACTAATCTGTACCGGGGGATTATGTCTGACCGCTTCTTTTCCATTGATCACCAAAAATAAATTAAGAGTTAACTATAATCAACGTTGACAAGATTTGAATCTGAGTATGAAGGTTTCGCACCAACACTTACAAACTTGACCACCTGTGGTGGTTATTTTAACCATGGTTGAAAAAGCGAGCCAAAATATGTGCCAATCTTCTTTACTTGTCTGAGGAGCTATTAGTATCGCGCCACGTGGTGGTGCTGGAATCATGGAAAGGATGAACACGTGTGTTAGAATGAAGTCCAACAGCCAAAACAGAAAGAACTGACAATTTTCACAACCCAGAAACTGTAACCATGTCTGTGGCCTCATCCCAACAGAGCTTTCTAGCAAACGCTCTTATTCCACAGACCCACAAACCCAAAACCAAGTTCTTTACTTCACCAAACACTATCTCATGCAAAAGAATCTCCTCATCAGATGATGATCATCAGAAAGGCCTTTCCAGGTAATTGCTTACTAGAAGTGTTTTTGGTTTATTAAACAGGACTTTTTTTTTTCAAGCTTGATTCTTGTTCTAGTTACTGTTTAGTTTGATGTGATTTTTTCGTTATGTGTTGATGAATTTTCCAGAAAGAATGAGAACCAATTTGCAAAGTTGGCAATGGTGACATTGGCAGCTGGTGTGTTGACTCTGGGCACTGTTGATGATGCTTCAGCTGCCAAGAGTGGCGGTAGAGTTGGTGGCCAGGCGTTCCGGTCTTCGGTTCCTCGGTCTTCCTCCCCTAGGATCAATAACAATTCCAGGTAATTAGATACCATACAAGTTTGTATATGGTTATTTCAGTGATTCAATTGGGCCAAATGGTTGTGATGATTAGAAGAGTATGCCTAGTATTGCTTTTAGAAGCTTATTAATTTTATGGCTTTATATGCAATCTCCATAGTTGAAATATCCAGTTTGTTTTCATAATTAGATGTTGATCCACTAACTGGTAGTCAATTCTGACAGTGATTCTTATGCTTTGTCCGAGCCATTAGGCATACTTGGTGGTCTACTAATTCTAATGAGCTATTCATAAGCTGTGAAATAGGTTCCTCTGCTACTAGAGATTCCAATGCTTTAGGCTATGTACTATGGCAACTGTGCTCTTATTGAAAATTTATCCCTGTATGAGAAGGGCTAAATTTGAATTGGATTCTACTGAATTTTTCTTGAATATTTGTTGAAATACTAAGGGCTTCCTTTTCTAGACTAAAAAGAATAAGAATATAGGTTTTGTTGTAGCAATCACCTTGGGTTTCAATAATTAGTACTATTAGAGTATAATCCTCAGTTGATCAACATTGTTGGATTGTAAGTTTCCCTGAGCAGTCGAGCTTTGATGTCCAGTCATTGTCTGGCATGATTTATAAACTATTATTCAAGCTCCAACTCCCATCCGCTGCATTTTCATAGTGCAAGATTATAGCTGGTGTATGGGACTTGTATGTTTCTCTGCTCACCATGAGGGATGTGTATGCACATATGTTATCTGGCAAGAATTATTCTCAAAATGCTAACCCATTCATTATCATCTAAAGCTTCAAGTGTTCAGTGGTACACAAGGAACGCTCTTAGATACAAACCCTTTCAGAAGTTGTGGAATAGTTTATATACCTATATTAAGGCTTATCTTGAGAGACTAGTACATGATTTTATTTCTCTTAAGAGCTGTAGCTTCCCATATATGACTGGAGTCCTAGGAACTGCATAAGATCTTAACCTCAGAGTTATGAATGTCTTTCAAAAGGACTGGCATCTACAATTTTGCACCTGTAATTAAAAGTCCGTGATTCATTAGTGTTTATCATTTGCCATTGATTCGACCCTGGACCTACCATATAAAACATTTTCAGTTTAGCACATATATCTTAGATACTACAGAAATGTCATGGAACTATTAGAAAGCAGTATTCAATCATCTAGCAGGAGTAAAGAAAGGGCATAAACTTTATAAACAGAAAAGATTAGCCAGAAGCTGTTGTTATTCTTTTTATTCCTAAATAACTGAGAAGCTAGTTAACAATGATGTCTTTTAAAAAAAAAAGTTAACAGACATGTACTC
This genomic interval carries:
- the LOC101309529 gene encoding uncharacterized protein LOC101309529, giving the protein MSVASSQQSFLANALIPQTHKPKTKFFTSPNTISCKRISSSDDDHQKGLSRKNENQFAKLAMVTLAAGVLTLGTVDDASAAKSGGRVGGQAFRSSVPRSSSPRINNNSRTNIYINPPVAPPLVGGYGYGYGSPFFGGWGWSPFSFFTPGPSVAIGIGGGFQLLAIAVFLGAIAAVARRFNASRDEEDDDYY